The Saccharomonospora cyanea NA-134 genome includes a region encoding these proteins:
- a CDS encoding DUF7878 domain-containing protein, whose product MIRIRYTGLTTADLNPEWTALGELFVHVEADISIWDGERELYSEILFPVLELASRVHDWTRVDSVDREDFELDSLSFEETGVVRIVRFGPGWSLGSVHEPGRWSGRYSLEEVDAAVLPFVRRVRAEAEAKVGIDLSMLFEES is encoded by the coding sequence GTGATCCGGATCCGGTACACCGGCCTGACCACTGCTGACTTGAATCCCGAGTGGACGGCGCTTGGCGAGCTCTTCGTCCACGTCGAAGCCGACATCTCCATTTGGGACGGGGAACGGGAACTCTACAGTGAGATACTCTTTCCGGTCCTCGAACTGGCTTCCCGGGTGCATGACTGGACGCGCGTCGACTCTGTGGATCGGGAAGACTTCGAGCTGGATTCCCTCTCTTTCGAGGAAACCGGCGTCGTACGGATAGTGCGCTTCGGTCCGGGTTGGTCCCTGGGGTCCGTTCACGAGCCAGGCAGGTGGAGTGGGCGCTATTCCTTGGAGGAGGTGGACGCTGCGGTACTGCCGTTCGTGCGACGCGTGCGAGCTGAAGCGGAAGCAAAGGTGGGGATCGATCTCTCCATGCTCTTCGAGGAGAGCTGA
- a CDS encoding DUF3817 domain-containing protein, whose translation MSNKAAVLFRVVAIAEAFSWTGLLVGMFLKYVVELGEGGVPVLGMVHGVLFVLYLVTTLAVARPLGWRFGTVVLALLASIPPLFTWLFEKWALRRGKLDGPEQLRYGGTGLFVRRGNGDAVAGA comes from the coding sequence TTGTCGAACAAGGCTGCCGTCTTGTTCCGTGTCGTCGCGATCGCCGAAGCCTTCTCGTGGACGGGGTTGCTGGTCGGCATGTTCCTGAAGTACGTCGTGGAGCTCGGCGAGGGCGGCGTCCCGGTGCTGGGCATGGTGCACGGCGTGCTGTTCGTTCTCTACCTCGTCACGACGCTGGCCGTGGCGCGTCCCCTCGGATGGCGGTTCGGCACCGTGGTGCTGGCGCTGCTCGCGTCGATCCCGCCGCTGTTCACGTGGCTGTTCGAGAAGTGGGCGCTGCGGCGGGGCAAGCTCGACGGCCCCGAGCAGTTGCGCTACGGCGGCACCGGCCTGTTCGTGCGCCGCGGCAACGGCGACGCGGTGGCCGGAGCCTGA
- a CDS encoding tetratricopeptide repeat protein, translating to MTAPTVHARMETVTQPRGSGNNSPAVSAALSGAVDLSAVKARAEAAARQGTQAGAGAGGQANGAASASVIDVTEATFQAEVLERSLQQLVVVDLWADWCGPCKQLSPVLERLAGESGGAWVLAKIDVDANPRIMQLFGVQSIPTVVAIAGGQPVDAFSGALPEPQIRQWLTQLLDLLRDKLPGVQAAQQGQEAEQPQDPRFVEAEDAFERGDFAAAEAAYKRILDSEPGNEQAKAALVQVRFAARAESTDPSAIAKADANPDDLDAQLAAADAQVAMGEVENGFARLVATIRRTAGDDRNRVREHLVSLFELFDPADERVAKARRDLASALF from the coding sequence ATGACGGCACCGACCGTCCATGCCAGGATGGAGACCGTGACACAGCCACGCGGATCAGGAAACAACTCACCCGCCGTGTCCGCCGCGCTCTCCGGAGCCGTGGACCTGTCGGCGGTGAAGGCACGAGCCGAGGCGGCGGCACGGCAGGGGACGCAGGCCGGTGCCGGGGCAGGTGGCCAGGCGAACGGCGCGGCGAGCGCGTCCGTCATCGACGTGACCGAAGCCACCTTCCAGGCCGAGGTCCTGGAGCGGTCGCTGCAACAGTTGGTCGTCGTGGATCTGTGGGCCGACTGGTGCGGTCCGTGCAAGCAGCTCAGCCCGGTGTTGGAGCGGCTCGCGGGCGAGAGCGGCGGCGCCTGGGTGCTGGCCAAGATCGACGTGGACGCCAACCCGCGCATCATGCAGCTCTTCGGTGTCCAGTCGATCCCGACGGTCGTCGCCATCGCGGGCGGCCAGCCCGTGGACGCGTTCTCGGGGGCGTTGCCCGAGCCTCAGATCAGGCAGTGGTTGACGCAGTTGCTGGACCTGCTGCGGGACAAGCTGCCCGGTGTGCAGGCGGCGCAGCAGGGTCAGGAGGCGGAGCAGCCGCAGGACCCGCGGTTCGTCGAGGCCGAGGACGCCTTCGAGCGGGGTGACTTCGCCGCGGCGGAGGCCGCCTACAAGCGGATCCTCGACAGCGAGCCCGGCAACGAGCAGGCGAAGGCCGCGCTCGTGCAGGTGCGGTTCGCCGCCCGCGCCGAGAGCACCGACCCGTCGGCGATCGCCAAGGCGGACGCGAACCCGGACGACCTCGACGCGCAACTGGCCGCCGCTGACGCGCAGGTGGCCATGGGGGAGGTCGAGAACGGTTTCGCAAGACTCGTCGCCACCATTCGCCGCACCGCGGGCGACGATCGGAACCGGGTGCGGGAACACCTCGTGAGCCTGTTCGAGCTGTTCGACCCCGCCGACGAGCGGGTCGCCAAGGCGCGGCGCGACCTGGCCAGCGCCCTGTTCTGA
- a CDS encoding ABC transporter permease codes for MTTTEEERTTTKRGTTAPTPFRALSVAMFKGIVREKTTLFFTFLFPLMFLVIFGLLFNGQGDTRVTVAVVGEGPVITALEHTEALDLESVGTVEEAEEQVRDGDLPAYVTQDGDTVRVRFAASAQETASLVLGIVDGVVNRTNVAVTGQEPRFSLDAEQVEDASLEAIQYMTPGILGWAVAMGAVFGAAITLVNWRRNQVLRRLRLAPVRPSTVLTSRLLVTLGVSAAQFVLFVSVALLPAFGLKLTGQWWLALPLLMLGTLAFFAIGMLVGAWCRTEESASTVANLVTLPMAFLSGAFFPIETAPSWLQQVSWALPMRHLNEGMLDVMVRGHGVEALLVPALVLVGFTAVIGALAAKVFRWEP; via the coding sequence GTGACGACCACCGAAGAGGAACGGACGACCACGAAGCGCGGGACGACGGCGCCGACGCCGTTCCGCGCACTGTCCGTCGCGATGTTCAAGGGCATCGTGCGGGAGAAGACGACCCTGTTCTTCACCTTCCTGTTCCCGCTGATGTTCCTGGTGATCTTCGGGTTGCTGTTCAACGGGCAGGGCGACACCCGGGTGACGGTCGCGGTCGTCGGTGAGGGCCCGGTCATCACCGCGCTGGAGCACACGGAGGCCCTCGACCTCGAATCCGTCGGAACGGTCGAGGAGGCGGAGGAGCAGGTCCGCGACGGCGACCTGCCTGCCTACGTGACGCAGGACGGCGACACCGTGCGCGTGCGGTTCGCGGCCAGCGCGCAGGAGACGGCGAGCCTGGTGCTCGGCATCGTCGACGGGGTGGTGAACCGCACCAACGTGGCCGTCACCGGCCAGGAGCCGAGGTTCTCGCTCGACGCCGAGCAGGTGGAGGACGCCTCCCTCGAAGCCATCCAGTACATGACGCCCGGCATCCTCGGCTGGGCCGTGGCGATGGGGGCGGTGTTCGGCGCGGCCATCACGCTCGTGAACTGGCGTCGCAACCAGGTGCTGCGCAGGCTGCGGCTCGCGCCCGTGCGGCCGAGCACCGTGCTCACGTCGCGACTGCTCGTGACCCTCGGTGTCTCGGCCGCGCAGTTCGTGCTCTTCGTGTCCGTCGCGCTGCTTCCCGCGTTCGGGCTGAAACTGACCGGGCAGTGGTGGCTGGCGCTGCCGTTGCTGATGCTCGGCACGCTGGCGTTCTTCGCCATCGGCATGCTCGTCGGGGCCTGGTGCCGCACCGAGGAGTCGGCGAGCACGGTGGCCAACCTGGTCACACTCCCCATGGCCTTCCTGTCCGGTGCGTTCTTCCCCATCGAGACCGCCCCGTCCTGGTTGCAGCAGGTGTCGTGGGCACTGCCGATGCGGCACCTGAACGAGGGCATGCTCGACGTCATGGTGCGTGGGCACGGCGTGGAGGCGCTGCTCGTGCCCGCGCTGGTGCTGGTCGGGTTCACCGCCGTGATCGGTGCGCTCGCGGCGAAGGTGTTCCGCTGGGAACCGTGA
- a CDS encoding RHS repeat-associated core domain-containing protein: MQVTRRWQLPFGGRRGPEVEFPGEKGFVGGTIDDSAGFVTLGARQYDPELGRFLSVDPLMDLTDPQQMHGYTYSNNSPITYSDPSGLFFGWFKNVVSTVVKVVKQRYFQRPRWSGGGYSKKRSTRTAGYSRPGGGASGVGGVSVAQNSFWGDVGNWLVDAGEWIVDNGSDLGHLTLDGVGLVPGIGIVADGLNCAWYGLEGNGVDAGLSCAGALPGGQAATLTKWFGKGADAAGDAAGAGRRSGGGPPGCNSFVPGTGVLLADGSVKSIEEVGDRVWATDPETGEEGPRTVVATITSSGIKELVEITVDVDGADGDKTATVVATAEHPFWVDDQGHWLHADQLALGSELLTADGERFEVLSLD, from the coding sequence ATGCAGGTGACGCGGCGCTGGCAGTTGCCGTTCGGTGGCCGGCGTGGTCCGGAGGTGGAGTTCCCAGGGGAGAAGGGGTTCGTCGGCGGGACGATCGACGACTCGGCCGGCTTCGTGACCCTGGGGGCACGGCAGTACGACCCGGAGCTGGGGCGGTTCCTGTCGGTGGATCCGCTGATGGACCTCACCGATCCGCAGCAGATGCATGGCTACACCTATTCGAACAACAGCCCGATCACCTATTCGGACCCGTCGGGGTTGTTCTTCGGATGGTTCAAGAACGTGGTCTCGACTGTCGTCAAGGTCGTCAAACAACGGTATTTCCAGCGTCCTCGATGGTCCGGTGGGGGTTACTCGAAAAAGCGGAGCACCCGCACAGCGGGTTACAGCCGACCGGGTGGTGGAGCTTCCGGTGTCGGCGGTGTTTCGGTTGCGCAGAACAGCTTTTGGGGTGATGTGGGCAACTGGCTTGTGGACGCGGGTGAATGGATAGTTGATAACGGCAGTGATTTAGGGCATCTTACTCTTGATGGTGTGGGCCTGGTTCCGGGTATTGGCATTGTTGCGGATGGCCTGAATTGTGCGTGGTACGGGCTTGAGGGAAATGGTGTCGATGCTGGGCTTTCGTGTGCGGGAGCACTTCCGGGCGGGCAGGCCGCGACACTAACAAAGTGGTTCGGCAAGGGTGCGGATGCTGCTGGTGATGCGGCGGGTGCGGGTCGTCGAAGTGGTGGTGGTCCGCCGGGGTGCAACAGTTTCGTGCCCGGTACCGGTGTGTTGTTGGCCGATGGCAGTGTGAAGTCGATCGAGGAGGTCGGGGATCGGGTGTGGGCCACCGATCCGGAGACCGGCGAGGAGGGGCCGCGTACGGTCGTGGCGACCATCACCAGCTCCGGCATCAAGGAGCTCGTCGAGATCACGGTCGACGTCGACGGTGCAGACGGTGACAAGACCGCCACGGTGGTGGCCACGGCCGAACACCCTTTCTGGGTCGACGACCAAGGCCACTGGCTCCACGCCGACCAGCTTGCCCTCGGCAGTGAGCTGCTGACCGCGGACGGCGAGCGGTTCGAAGTCCTCAGCCTCGATTGA
- a CDS encoding helix-turn-helix domain-containing protein, which yields MTKFPKWSEVRANVVAEAGGEEAVTEARKRNQAYIDGHRLSERRKALGLSQTDVAEKMGVTKSRISQIERGEVSTVDAIARYVQALGGHIQISAVFGDDTYILRGTDTPAA from the coding sequence ATGACGAAATTCCCCAAGTGGAGCGAGGTTCGCGCCAACGTCGTCGCCGAGGCAGGCGGCGAGGAGGCGGTGACCGAGGCCAGGAAGCGCAACCAGGCCTACATAGACGGCCACCGGCTCAGCGAGCGTCGTAAGGCTCTCGGCCTCTCCCAGACCGACGTGGCCGAGAAGATGGGCGTGACCAAGAGCCGAATCTCCCAGATCGAACGCGGCGAGGTCTCCACCGTCGATGCCATCGCTCGCTACGTCCAGGCCCTCGGCGGACACATCCAGATCTCCGCCGTGTTCGGCGACGACACGTACATCCTGCGCGGCACCGACACCCCCGCAGCCTGA
- a CDS encoding ABC transporter ATP-binding protein, translated as MPASSTTPRVSAALAVSDIRKHYGDVRAVDGVSFEVVEGEFFGILGPNGAGKTTTLEIAEGLLAPDAGTVRLLGQSPWPRNEALLPRIGVQLQASSFFERLTAREQLKTFAALYGVGPARADEMLELVGLADKADTPEKKLSGGQRQRLSIACALVHDPELVFLDEPTAALDPQARRNLWDVLRQIKARGSTIVYTTHYLDEAEILCDRVAIMDHGRILAMDAPARLVRDLDAPTHVTLDTTVLTPDDARVLPGADSVSTDDVTVTITTRTPAPLLAALAERGTVDGLTVRTATLEDVFLHLTGREYRA; from the coding sequence ATGCCTGCCTCCTCCACGACTCCCAGGGTGTCCGCTGCCCTCGCGGTGTCCGACATCCGCAAGCACTACGGCGACGTGCGAGCGGTCGACGGCGTGAGTTTCGAGGTCGTCGAAGGGGAGTTCTTCGGCATCCTGGGGCCCAACGGAGCGGGCAAGACCACGACGCTGGAGATCGCGGAGGGACTGCTCGCGCCCGACGCCGGTACGGTCCGGCTGCTCGGGCAGTCGCCGTGGCCCCGCAACGAGGCGTTGTTGCCCCGCATCGGCGTCCAGCTCCAGGCTTCGTCGTTCTTCGAGCGGCTGACGGCACGGGAGCAGTTGAAGACCTTCGCCGCCCTCTACGGGGTCGGCCCCGCCAGGGCGGACGAGATGCTCGAACTCGTCGGCCTCGCCGACAAGGCCGACACCCCGGAGAAGAAGCTCTCGGGCGGGCAGCGCCAGCGGCTGTCCATCGCGTGCGCCCTCGTGCACGACCCCGAGCTCGTGTTCCTCGACGAGCCCACGGCCGCGCTCGACCCGCAGGCCCGCCGCAACCTGTGGGACGTGCTCCGGCAGATCAAGGCACGCGGGAGCACCATCGTGTACACCACGCACTACCTCGACGAGGCCGAGATCCTGTGCGACCGCGTGGCGATCATGGACCACGGGAGAATCCTCGCGATGGACGCTCCGGCACGGCTCGTGCGTGACCTGGACGCGCCCACCCACGTCACCCTCGACACCACGGTTCTCACACCGGACGACGCGCGGGTGCTGCCCGGCGCCGACAGCGTCAGCACCGACGACGTCACGGTGACGATCACCACGCGCACCCCCGCTCCGCTGCTCGCGGCACTGGCCGAGCGCGGCACCGTGGACGGGCTGACCGTGCGCACAGCGACGTTGGAGGACGTGTTCCTCCACCTGACCGGCAGGGAGTACCGGGCGTGA
- a CDS encoding MTH1187 family thiamine-binding protein, with protein MIVAFSVSPAGGDDDGGVSEAVARAVRVVRESGLPNETNAMFTNVEGEWDEVMDVVKRAVEAAGEGSPRVSLVLKADIRPGHTGQLSAKVERVEERLTGS; from the coding sequence ATGATCGTGGCGTTCAGCGTCAGCCCGGCGGGCGGGGACGACGACGGCGGGGTGAGTGAGGCGGTGGCACGCGCGGTCCGGGTGGTGCGCGAGTCCGGATTGCCCAACGAGACCAACGCCATGTTCACCAACGTCGAGGGCGAGTGGGACGAGGTCATGGACGTCGTCAAGCGCGCCGTGGAAGCCGCCGGTGAGGGCTCACCGAGGGTGAGCCTCGTGCTCAAGGCCGACATCCGCCCTGGGCACACGGGTCAGTTGTCGGCGAAGGTGGAGCGCGTGGAGGAGCGCCTCACGGGTTCCTGA
- a CDS encoding neutral zinc metallopeptidase: MERTGGRGVRRAFLALAVAVATLTAACSGEIEGELRSEGEIAGLPITHFESGLRTSAPKPRLNVENVSSEEDDRLAVAAIADVSAFWKEQFPRHFGEQFQPVSRLLSYDSTTDDINVCGATTADVAMNAFYCPPEDLVAWDRGTLLPLLRQRFGPMAVVTVLGHEFGHAVQYRLGAKAGISEQTSTIVKEQQADCFTGAYFRWIAEGHSQYFEVSTSEGLNQVMASLFFIRDSPGQSHAAAGAHGTAFDRTYAFQLGFETDAAKCAAIDQADVDSRITERPFDPDDAGMGDISVNDQTLGMLQQSLDESFAGAGVPGPKIVNQGASCPNGVSTPPASYCQDSNTVSIDMAALAELGQPIDREAELTGRESGGGLGDFAAFAEVVSRYVQGIQVGLNVPVDNANAGLRTACLVGAWTAAIDHDGALLRPSPGDLDEAIAELLLPRSLIAADVNGHPAVNGFARIEALRQGYLNGSGACSAEYP; the protein is encoded by the coding sequence ATGGAACGCACAGGGGGACGAGGGGTGCGGCGCGCTTTCCTGGCTCTGGCCGTCGCCGTGGCCACGTTGACGGCGGCCTGCTCAGGTGAGATCGAGGGCGAACTCCGCAGCGAGGGCGAGATCGCGGGACTGCCGATCACCCACTTCGAGAGCGGGCTCAGGACCTCCGCGCCGAAACCGCGGCTGAACGTCGAGAACGTCTCCTCCGAGGAGGACGACCGGCTCGCCGTCGCCGCGATCGCGGACGTGTCCGCGTTCTGGAAGGAACAGTTCCCCCGCCACTTCGGCGAGCAGTTCCAGCCGGTGAGCAGGCTGCTGTCCTACGACTCCACCACGGACGACATCAACGTGTGCGGGGCGACCACCGCCGACGTGGCCATGAACGCGTTCTACTGCCCGCCGGAGGACCTGGTGGCCTGGGACCGGGGCACGCTGCTGCCGCTGCTGCGGCAACGGTTCGGCCCGATGGCCGTGGTCACCGTGCTCGGCCACGAGTTCGGGCACGCAGTGCAGTACCGTCTCGGCGCGAAGGCCGGCATCAGCGAGCAGACGTCGACGATCGTCAAGGAACAGCAGGCCGACTGCTTCACCGGCGCGTACTTCCGGTGGATCGCCGAGGGCCACAGCCAGTACTTCGAGGTCTCCACGTCCGAAGGCCTGAACCAGGTGATGGCGTCGCTGTTCTTCATCCGCGACTCCCCCGGCCAGTCGCACGCGGCGGCCGGCGCGCACGGCACGGCGTTCGACCGCACCTACGCGTTCCAGCTCGGCTTCGAGACCGACGCGGCGAAGTGCGCGGCCATCGACCAGGCCGACGTCGACTCGCGCATCACGGAGCGCCCCTTCGACCCCGACGACGCGGGCATGGGCGACATCAGCGTCAACGACCAGACCCTGGGAATGCTCCAGCAGAGCCTCGACGAGTCGTTCGCGGGCGCCGGAGTGCCGGGCCCCAAGATCGTCAACCAGGGCGCGTCCTGCCCGAACGGCGTCTCCACGCCGCCCGCGTCCTACTGCCAGGACTCCAACACCGTCAGCATCGACATGGCGGCGCTGGCAGAGCTCGGGCAACCGATCGACCGGGAGGCCGAACTCACCGGGCGGGAGTCCGGCGGCGGGCTCGGCGACTTCGCCGCCTTCGCCGAGGTCGTCTCCCGCTACGTGCAGGGCATCCAGGTGGGCCTGAACGTGCCCGTGGACAACGCCAACGCGGGACTGCGCACCGCCTGCCTCGTCGGCGCCTGGACCGCCGCCATCGACCACGACGGAGCACTGCTGCGCCCCTCACCGGGCGACCTCGACGAAGCCATCGCCGAGCTGCTGCTGCCCCGCAGCCTCATCGCCGCCGACGTCAACGGACACCCGGCAGTGAACGGCTTCGCCCGCATCGAGGCTCTGCGCCAGGGCTACCTCAACGGCTCAGGAGCATGCAGCGCGGAGTATCCGTGA
- a CDS encoding RHS repeat protein, whose protein sequence is MTISGFLRTSHGGLSGQGTTEYVTDTQYTRYGELQRTQLGEQGQRVWLSRYYHEHTRRLARTIVDAELPKPMQSDTRYSYDPAGNVTSIADVPLDGLADVQCFRYDHLRRLVEAWTPASDCAGNPTVEALGGPAPYWHSFTYDEVGNRMSQVEHTSDGDTVHEYAYPDGGHALESVTSQFPSGSTTLEQFVYDESGNTVRRTSVDGEQTLEWDAEGNLVKSTKDEVVTEFLYDADGQRLIRRDPDGATLYLEGQELRWDRESGETTTTRYYSFGDSTVAMRTEAGVTWLLGDHQGTSQFAVDA, encoded by the coding sequence ATGACGATCTCAGGCTTCCTGAGAACGAGCCACGGCGGTCTCAGTGGGCAGGGGACCACGGAGTACGTCACGGACACGCAGTACACCCGCTACGGCGAGCTTCAGCGGACGCAGTTGGGTGAGCAGGGGCAGCGAGTGTGGCTGTCGCGGTACTACCACGAGCACACACGGCGGTTGGCGCGCACGATCGTGGACGCCGAGCTGCCGAAGCCGATGCAGTCGGACACGCGTTACTCGTACGACCCGGCGGGCAACGTCACCTCGATCGCGGACGTGCCGCTGGACGGACTCGCCGACGTGCAGTGCTTCCGGTACGACCACCTGCGAAGGCTGGTGGAGGCGTGGACGCCAGCAAGTGACTGTGCCGGGAACCCGACGGTGGAGGCGCTGGGTGGGCCCGCGCCGTACTGGCACTCCTTCACCTACGACGAGGTGGGCAACCGGATGTCGCAGGTGGAGCACACTTCCGACGGCGACACGGTGCACGAGTACGCCTACCCTGACGGCGGGCATGCCTTGGAGTCGGTGACCAGCCAGTTCCCGAGCGGCAGCACCACGCTGGAGCAGTTCGTCTACGACGAGTCCGGTAACACGGTGCGGCGGACCTCCGTCGACGGCGAGCAGACGTTGGAGTGGGACGCCGAGGGCAATCTCGTGAAGTCCACCAAGGATGAGGTGGTCACCGAGTTCCTGTATGACGCGGACGGCCAGCGGTTGATACGGCGCGATCCCGACGGGGCGACGCTGTACCTGGAGGGACAGGAGCTGCGGTGGGACCGGGAGAGTGGTGAGACCACGACCACTCGGTACTACAGTTTTGGTGATTCCACGGTCGCGATGCGCACCGAGGCCGGGGTGACGTGGCTGCTGGGTGACCACCAGGGCACCTCACAGTTCGCGGTGGACGCGTAG
- a CDS encoding polysaccharide deacetylase family protein: protein MDLNALSDELGGYEVEVMAACEVLEQAGVGFRVSGFGLDDWRLDVEYDCSIFMENLPDLLDALARKEEHVFFFASQGVEVVLAFVPVDESVVINCSSLVARAPSPVVETTARADLVSMLERFAVDFGVALTRVSPPLASEEPFRSWAEGRLGSDL, encoded by the coding sequence GTGGACCTGAACGCCTTGAGCGATGAGCTGGGAGGTTACGAGGTCGAGGTCATGGCCGCGTGTGAGGTTCTGGAACAGGCGGGTGTCGGGTTTCGAGTGTCCGGTTTCGGCTTGGATGACTGGCGGCTGGACGTTGAGTATGACTGCTCCATATTCATGGAGAATCTTCCGGACCTCCTTGACGCACTCGCTCGCAAGGAAGAACATGTGTTCTTTTTCGCCTCCCAGGGAGTCGAAGTCGTACTCGCGTTCGTTCCCGTGGACGAGTCCGTGGTAATCAACTGCTCTTCTTTGGTTGCTCGGGCTCCGAGCCCTGTCGTCGAGACAACGGCAAGGGCGGACCTCGTGTCGATGCTCGAACGGTTCGCGGTCGACTTCGGAGTCGCTCTCACGAGGGTTTCTCCGCCTCTGGCATCGGAGGAACCGTTCCGTTCATGGGCCGAAGGTCGTCTGGGAAGTGACCTCTGA
- a CDS encoding MarR family winged helix-turn-helix transcriptional regulator yields MKGPLSFDPIARAAQLWEERIGPSTTMSAVTGLMRVQQIIQSAVDAALKPHGLTFARFEALTLLSFSRHSRLPMRVMGERLQLHPTSVTNIVDRLEKDGLVKRLPHPTDRRTTLVEITEEGTARREEATRAVTDIDFGLTGLTHRQTEQLTELLTRVRKAAGDFTD; encoded by the coding sequence ATGAAAGGTCCGTTGTCGTTCGACCCGATCGCGCGTGCGGCGCAGCTGTGGGAGGAGCGCATCGGGCCCTCCACGACGATGTCCGCCGTCACCGGGCTGATGCGTGTCCAGCAGATCATCCAGTCGGCCGTCGACGCAGCGCTCAAGCCGCACGGCCTGACGTTCGCGCGCTTCGAGGCGTTGACCCTGCTGAGCTTCTCCCGCCACTCGCGGCTGCCGATGCGAGTCATGGGAGAGCGGCTGCAACTGCACCCGACGAGCGTCACGAACATCGTGGACCGGCTGGAGAAGGACGGCCTGGTCAAGCGCCTGCCGCACCCGACCGACCGCCGCACCACCCTCGTCGAGATCACCGAGGAGGGCACGGCGCGGCGCGAGGAGGCCACCAGGGCGGTGACCGACATCGACTTCGGTCTCACCGGGCTCACTCACCGGCAGACGGAGCAGCTCACCGAGCTGTTGACGAGGGTGCGCAAGGCCGCGGGCGACTTCACGGACTGA
- a CDS encoding type II toxin-antitoxin system RelE/ParE family toxin, whose amino-acid sequence MEEWETRITNDLLVWVNALDKRSKALVVDAIDRLAEAGPRLGRPLVDRIAGSRLHNLKELRPGSAGRSEIRILFVFGPWRSAVLLTGGDKSGNWSGWYQRAIPLAEDLYEEYLKERQAEEEQR is encoded by the coding sequence GTGGAGGAGTGGGAGACACGCATCACCAACGACCTGCTCGTCTGGGTCAATGCCCTGGACAAGCGGTCGAAGGCACTGGTCGTTGATGCCATCGATCGGCTCGCCGAGGCCGGACCGAGGCTGGGTCGGCCACTCGTGGACCGCATCGCAGGTTCCCGCCTGCACAACCTCAAAGAACTGCGGCCGGGCTCGGCGGGCCGGTCAGAGATTCGAATCTTATTCGTGTTCGGTCCGTGGCGCTCGGCCGTCCTGCTGACGGGCGGGGACAAGTCGGGCAACTGGTCGGGCTGGTACCAGCGGGCCATCCCCCTGGCCGAGGACCTGTACGAGGAGTATCTGAAGGAACGTCAAGCCGAGGAGGAGCAGCGATGA